cgaaACAAGTTTCAGCTAGACCTTAAATTTGGGAATGAAACAAGTAGAACAGTAAccttaacccaaaaaaattaaaataaaaaaactcttgTAATcggaaaagaaatataatgaAACCGCTCAAAATTTGACGCAATTATGAGTCAAtactaattatatttttttttaaaggcaaCAAGATCCGAGCAAAGTATAGCAACAAATTCTAAACACACCACAACTGACACGAATTAAaaccacaaaacaaaacagcaAAACGACACCGGATTATAACCCCGCCACCGCCGATCGAGCACCCAGTTCTGCGAACAGCAGCCAAGAGACGACGGAGGAGACTTGAAATTATAACCAACAAGACAGACGACACCTAAGCACCTACCAGAAAAACTAGTAGCAACAATCCATGCTTTATTGTAACCCTTCTCAAAGCGCACAATTCACTTCTTCTTTGCTGCAGATTTGGTCACCTTGGCTCCACTTGGATCCTTCTTCTCCACACTCTTGATCACTCCCACAGCAACAGTCTGTCGCATGTCCCGGACAGCGAAACGACCAAGTGGGGGATACTCGGAGAAGGTCTCCACCACCATTGGCTTGGTAGGAATCATCTTAACAAATCCAGCATCACCATTCTTCAAAAACTTGGGCTCCTTCTCAAGCTCCTTGCCGGATCGTCTGTCAATCTTGGTTAGAATCTCATTGAACTTGACTGCAATGTGGGAGGTGTGGCAATCCAGCACAGGGGCATAGCCATTTCCAATCTGGCCGGGGTGGTTCATGATGATTACTTGGGAAGTGAAGTTGGCTGCCTCCCTGGCTGGATCATCCTTAGAATTCGAGGCAACGAAACCACGCTTCAGATCCTTGACTGCGACGTTCTTCACGTTGAAGCCAACATTGTCTCCTGGAAGAGCCTCCGGAAGAGCTTCGTGGTGCATCTCCACAGACTTAACTTCAGTTGTCAGCCCAGAAGGGCCAAAGGTCACAACCATACCAGGCTTGATGATACCAGTTTCAACACGTCCGACAGGGACGGTACCAATGCCACCAATCTTGTAGACATCCTGAAGTGGGAGGCGGAGGGGCTTGTCTGTGGGCCTCTTGGGCTCATTGATCAAGTCAAGGGCCTCAAGAAGGGTAGGACCCTTGTACCAGTCAAGGTTGCTAGACCTCTCAATCATGTTGTCACCCTCAAACCCAGAGATGGGAACAAAGGGGATCTTGTCTGGGTTGTAGCCAACCTTCTTCAAATAGGATGAGACTTCCTTAATAATTTCATCGTACCTTGCCTTCGAGTACTTTGGAGTGGTAGCATCCATCTGTAAACGAAAGCAATTGATATTAAATTATTGATCACAACGAagtaaaatcaaaatcaaatataacaAAGTACTAAAGCAAGATGTCCCAAAGGTACCTTGTTGCAGCAGCAAATCATTTGCTTAACACCAAGGGTGAAAGCTAGGAGAGCATGCTCACGAGTCTGACCGTCCTTGGAAATACCAGCTTCAAAACCTCCAGTGGTGGAGTCAATAATGAGGACAGCACAGTCAGCCTGGGAAGTTCCAGTAATCATGTTCTTAATGAAGTCACGATGTCCGGGAGCATCAATGACAGTGCAGTAGTACTTGTTAGTTTCAAACTTCCAGAGGGCAATATCAATGGTAATACCACGCTCACGCTCGGCCTTGAGCTTGTCAAGCACCCAGGCATACTTGAATGATCTCTTGTTCATCTCAGCGGCCTCCTTCTCGAACCTCTCAATCACACGCTTGTCAATACCTCCAAGCTTGTAGATCAAATGGCCAGTGGTGGTAGACTTCCCAGAGTCGACATGGCCAATGACCACAATGTTAATGtgaatcttttcttttcccattATAAAAGCTGTTTATGAattaagagaagaaaaaaaaaatgtaagaaACCCAGTCACAAATTACAGAAAAAAGCCACCACTGACAAAAAAACTTCAATGACAAAGCAAGGTAGGCCTGAAAACCATATCAATatcaaaatacaaatttatcACCACAAAGGAAATCACTACAGTAAATTAACCGAAGCCAGTTGCATCGGTTAACAGAGCAAACATTTTAAGAAcagaattta
Above is a window of Prunus persica cultivar Lovell chromosome G2, Prunus_persica_NCBIv2, whole genome shotgun sequence DNA encoding:
- the LOC18784825 gene encoding elongation factor 1-alpha; this translates as MGKEKIHINIVVIGHVDSGKSTTTGHLIYKLGGIDKRVIERFEKEAAEMNKRSFKYAWVLDKLKAERERGITIDIALWKFETNKYYCTVIDAPGHRDFIKNMITGTSQADCAVLIIDSTTGGFEAGISKDGQTREHALLAFTLGVKQMICCCNKMDATTPKYSKARYDEIIKEVSSYLKKVGYNPDKIPFVPISGFEGDNMIERSSNLDWYKGPTLLEALDLINEPKRPTDKPLRLPLQDVYKIGGIGTVPVGRVETGIIKPGMVVTFGPSGLTTEVKSVEMHHEALPEALPGDNVGFNVKNVAVKDLKRGFVASNSKDDPAREAANFTSQVIIMNHPGQIGNGYAPVLDCHTSHIAVKFNEILTKIDRRSGKELEKEPKFLKNGDAGFVKMIPTKPMVVETFSEYPPLGRFAVRDMRQTVAVGVIKSVEKKDPSGAKVTKSAAKKK